Proteins encoded within one genomic window of Ursus arctos isolate Adak ecotype North America unplaced genomic scaffold, UrsArc2.0 scaffold_7, whole genome shotgun sequence:
- the AS3MT gene encoding arsenite methyltransferase isoform X5, with the protein MSRLRWKLLQAAAGSCIPPREEPGAPPGAGSGSPPLRRADLPAPGRGLGSARPRRAARRSAPVRQCRGRGDRAQRFRLSASFFLLLAMAAPRDAEIRKDVQNYYGQVLKKSADLQTSACVTAARLVPKHIREALTNVHEEVALRYYGCGLVIPECLENCWILDLGSGSGRDCYVLSQLVGETGHVTGIDMTEDQVEVAKKYIEYHMEKYGFQTPNVTFLHGYIENLEETGIKNESYDIVISNCVINLVPDKQAVLQEAYRVLKHGGELYFSDVYASLELPEEIRTHRILWGECLGGALYWKDLAILAQKIGFCTPRLVTANLITVQNEELERVIGDCRFVSATFRLFKLPKTGPAERCQVTYNGGIIGHEKELIFDANFTFKEGEVVEVDEETAAILKNSRFAHNFLIRPVGEKLPARSGCSALESKVLVIQR; encoded by the exons ATGAGCCGACTGCGTTGGAAGCTCCTGCAAGCGGCGGCGGGTTCCTGCATCCCGCCGCGGGAGGAGCCCGGGGCACCACCTGGTGCAGGCTCGGGAAGCCCGCCCCTCAGGAGAGCCGACCTGCCGGCCCCGGGGCGGGGCCTCGGGAGCGCTCGGCCTCGGAGAGCCGCTCGCCGCAGTGCTCCAGTCCGGCAGTGCAGAGGCCGAGGAGACC GTGCTCAGCGCTTTCGCCTTTcagcttccttttttctcctcctggCAATGGCCGCCCCCCGCGACGCTGAGATCCGGAAGGACGTGCAG AACTACTATGGGCAGGTGCTGAAGAAATCAGCAGACCTCCAGACCAGTGCCTGTGTCACTGCAGCCAGACTGGTCCCCAAGCACATCCGGGAAGCCTTGACAAATGTACATGAAGAAGTAGCCTTGAG GTATTATGGCTGCGGTCTGGTCATCCCTGAGTGTCTGGAAAACTGCTGGATTTTGGATCTGGGCAGTGGAAGTGGCAGAGATTGCTATGTACTGAGTCAGCTGGTTGGTGAGACAGGACATGTCACTGGGATAGACATGACAGAAGATCAG GTAGAAGTGGCTAAGAAGTATATTGAATATCACATGGAAAAATATGGCTTCCAGACACCCAATGTGACTTTTCTTCATGGCTACATAGAGAATTTGGAGGAGACTGGAATCAAGAATGAGAGTTACGATATTGTCAT ATCAAATTGTGTCATTAACCTTGTGCCTGATAAGCAAGCAGTGCTGCAGGAGGCTTACCGAGTGCTAAag CATGGGGGGGAGCTGTATTTCAGTGACGTCTATGCTAGCCTTGAATTACCAGAAGAAATCAGGACACACAGAATTTTATGGG gtgagtgcctgggtggtgctTTGTACTGGAAGGACCTTGCCATCCTTGCCCAAAAAATTGGTTTCTGCACTCCACGTTTGGTCACTGCCAATCTCATTACAGTTCAAAACGAAGAATTAGAAAGAGTGATCG GTGACTGTCGTTTTGTTTCTGCGACGTTTCGCCTCTTCAAACTCCCTAAGACAGGACCAGCCGAAAGATGCCAAGTGACTTACAATGGAGGAATCATAGGACACGAAAAAGAACTAATATTTGATGCAAATTTCACATTTaag GAAGGTGAAGTTGTTGAAGTGGATGAAGAAACGGCAGCTATCTTGAAGAATTCACGATTCGCCCATAATTTTCTGATCAGACCAGTTGGAGAGAAGCTGCCAGCACGTAGTGGCTGTTCTGCTTTAGAGTCAAAG
- the AS3MT gene encoding arsenite methyltransferase isoform X1, producing MSRLRWKLLQAAAGSCIPPREEPGAPPGAGSGSPPLRRADLPAPGRGLGSARPRRAARRSAPVRQCRGRGDRAQRFRLSASFFLLLAMAAPRDAEIRKDVQNYYGQVLKKSADLQTSACVTAARLVPKHIREALTNVHEEVALRYYGCGLVIPECLENCWILDLGSGSGRDCYVLSQLVGETGHVTGIDMTEDQVEVAKKYIEYHMEKYGFQTPNVTFLHGYIENLEETGIKNESYDIVISNCVINLVPDKQAVLQEAYRVLKHGGELYFSDVYASLELPEEIRTHRILWGECLGGALYWKDLAILAQKIGFCTPRLVTANLITVQNEELERVIGDCRFVSATFRLFKLPKTGPAERCQVTYNGGIIGHEKELIFDANFTFKEGEVVEVDEETAAILKNSRFAHNFLIRPVGEKLPARSGCSALESKWLYPENIWKRREIKPEESFSSREGPGDTAVNKTDKTLVLTKFKP from the exons ATGAGCCGACTGCGTTGGAAGCTCCTGCAAGCGGCGGCGGGTTCCTGCATCCCGCCGCGGGAGGAGCCCGGGGCACCACCTGGTGCAGGCTCGGGAAGCCCGCCCCTCAGGAGAGCCGACCTGCCGGCCCCGGGGCGGGGCCTCGGGAGCGCTCGGCCTCGGAGAGCCGCTCGCCGCAGTGCTCCAGTCCGGCAGTGCAGAGGCCGAGGAGACC GTGCTCAGCGCTTTCGCCTTTcagcttccttttttctcctcctggCAATGGCCGCCCCCCGCGACGCTGAGATCCGGAAGGACGTGCAG AACTACTATGGGCAGGTGCTGAAGAAATCAGCAGACCTCCAGACCAGTGCCTGTGTCACTGCAGCCAGACTGGTCCCCAAGCACATCCGGGAAGCCTTGACAAATGTACATGAAGAAGTAGCCTTGAG GTATTATGGCTGCGGTCTGGTCATCCCTGAGTGTCTGGAAAACTGCTGGATTTTGGATCTGGGCAGTGGAAGTGGCAGAGATTGCTATGTACTGAGTCAGCTGGTTGGTGAGACAGGACATGTCACTGGGATAGACATGACAGAAGATCAG GTAGAAGTGGCTAAGAAGTATATTGAATATCACATGGAAAAATATGGCTTCCAGACACCCAATGTGACTTTTCTTCATGGCTACATAGAGAATTTGGAGGAGACTGGAATCAAGAATGAGAGTTACGATATTGTCAT ATCAAATTGTGTCATTAACCTTGTGCCTGATAAGCAAGCAGTGCTGCAGGAGGCTTACCGAGTGCTAAag CATGGGGGGGAGCTGTATTTCAGTGACGTCTATGCTAGCCTTGAATTACCAGAAGAAATCAGGACACACAGAATTTTATGGG gtgagtgcctgggtggtgctTTGTACTGGAAGGACCTTGCCATCCTTGCCCAAAAAATTGGTTTCTGCACTCCACGTTTGGTCACTGCCAATCTCATTACAGTTCAAAACGAAGAATTAGAAAGAGTGATCG GTGACTGTCGTTTTGTTTCTGCGACGTTTCGCCTCTTCAAACTCCCTAAGACAGGACCAGCCGAAAGATGCCAAGTGACTTACAATGGAGGAATCATAGGACACGAAAAAGAACTAATATTTGATGCAAATTTCACATTTaag GAAGGTGAAGTTGTTGAAGTGGATGAAGAAACGGCAGCTATCTTGAAGAATTCACGATTCGCCCATAATTTTCTGATCAGACCAGTTGGAGAGAAGCTGCCAGCACGTAGTGGCTGTTCTGCTTTAGAGTCAAAG
- the AS3MT gene encoding arsenite methyltransferase isoform X3, which produces MSRLRWKLLQAAAGSCIPPREEPGAPPGAGSGSPPLRRADLPAPGRGLGSARPRRAARRSAPVRQCRGRGDRAQRFRLSASFFLLLAMAAPRDAEIRKDVQNYYGQVLKKSADLQTSACVTAARLVPKHIREALTNVHEEVALRYYGCGLVIPECLENCWILDLGSGSGRDCYVLSQLVGETGHVTGIDMTEDQVEVAKKYIEYHMEKYGFQTPNVTFLHGYIENLEETGIKNESYDIVISNCVINLVPDKQAVLQEAYRVLKHGGELYFSDVYASLELPEEIRTHRILWGECLGGALYWKDLAILAQKIGFCTPRLVTANLITVQNEELERVIGDCRFVSATFRLFKLPKTGPAERCQVTYNGGIIGHEKELIFDANFTFKEGEVVEVDEETAAILKNSRFAHNFLIRPVGEKLPARSGCSALESKWLYPENIWKRREIKPEESFSSREDLKRDP; this is translated from the exons ATGAGCCGACTGCGTTGGAAGCTCCTGCAAGCGGCGGCGGGTTCCTGCATCCCGCCGCGGGAGGAGCCCGGGGCACCACCTGGTGCAGGCTCGGGAAGCCCGCCCCTCAGGAGAGCCGACCTGCCGGCCCCGGGGCGGGGCCTCGGGAGCGCTCGGCCTCGGAGAGCCGCTCGCCGCAGTGCTCCAGTCCGGCAGTGCAGAGGCCGAGGAGACC GTGCTCAGCGCTTTCGCCTTTcagcttccttttttctcctcctggCAATGGCCGCCCCCCGCGACGCTGAGATCCGGAAGGACGTGCAG AACTACTATGGGCAGGTGCTGAAGAAATCAGCAGACCTCCAGACCAGTGCCTGTGTCACTGCAGCCAGACTGGTCCCCAAGCACATCCGGGAAGCCTTGACAAATGTACATGAAGAAGTAGCCTTGAG GTATTATGGCTGCGGTCTGGTCATCCCTGAGTGTCTGGAAAACTGCTGGATTTTGGATCTGGGCAGTGGAAGTGGCAGAGATTGCTATGTACTGAGTCAGCTGGTTGGTGAGACAGGACATGTCACTGGGATAGACATGACAGAAGATCAG GTAGAAGTGGCTAAGAAGTATATTGAATATCACATGGAAAAATATGGCTTCCAGACACCCAATGTGACTTTTCTTCATGGCTACATAGAGAATTTGGAGGAGACTGGAATCAAGAATGAGAGTTACGATATTGTCAT ATCAAATTGTGTCATTAACCTTGTGCCTGATAAGCAAGCAGTGCTGCAGGAGGCTTACCGAGTGCTAAag CATGGGGGGGAGCTGTATTTCAGTGACGTCTATGCTAGCCTTGAATTACCAGAAGAAATCAGGACACACAGAATTTTATGGG gtgagtgcctgggtggtgctTTGTACTGGAAGGACCTTGCCATCCTTGCCCAAAAAATTGGTTTCTGCACTCCACGTTTGGTCACTGCCAATCTCATTACAGTTCAAAACGAAGAATTAGAAAGAGTGATCG GTGACTGTCGTTTTGTTTCTGCGACGTTTCGCCTCTTCAAACTCCCTAAGACAGGACCAGCCGAAAGATGCCAAGTGACTTACAATGGAGGAATCATAGGACACGAAAAAGAACTAATATTTGATGCAAATTTCACATTTaag GAAGGTGAAGTTGTTGAAGTGGATGAAGAAACGGCAGCTATCTTGAAGAATTCACGATTCGCCCATAATTTTCTGATCAGACCAGTTGGAGAGAAGCTGCCAGCACGTAGTGGCTGTTCTGCTTTAGAGTCAAAG
- the AS3MT gene encoding arsenite methyltransferase isoform X2, protein MSRLRWKLLQAAAGSCIPPREEPGAPPGAGSGSPPLRRADLPAPGRGLGSARPRRAARRSAPVRQCRGRGDRAQRFRLSASFFLLLAMAAPRDAEIRKDVQNYYGQVLKKSADLQTSACVTAARLVPKHIREALTNVHEEVALRYYGCGLVIPECLENCWILDLGSGSGRDCYVLSQLVGETGHVTGIDMTEDQVEVAKKYIEYHMEKYGFQTPNVTFLHGYIENLEETGIKNESYDIVISNCVINLVPDKQAVLQEAYRVLKHGGELYFSDVYASLELPEEIRTHRILWGECLGGALYWKDLAILAQKIGFCTPRLVTANLITVQNEELERVIGDCRFVSATFRLFKLPKTGPAERCQVTYNGGIIGHEKELIFDANFTFKEGEVVEVDEETAAILKNSRFAHNFLIRPVGEKLPARSGCSALESKDIITDPFKLAGESDNAKPRCSSDVAGGCCL, encoded by the exons ATGAGCCGACTGCGTTGGAAGCTCCTGCAAGCGGCGGCGGGTTCCTGCATCCCGCCGCGGGAGGAGCCCGGGGCACCACCTGGTGCAGGCTCGGGAAGCCCGCCCCTCAGGAGAGCCGACCTGCCGGCCCCGGGGCGGGGCCTCGGGAGCGCTCGGCCTCGGAGAGCCGCTCGCCGCAGTGCTCCAGTCCGGCAGTGCAGAGGCCGAGGAGACC GTGCTCAGCGCTTTCGCCTTTcagcttccttttttctcctcctggCAATGGCCGCCCCCCGCGACGCTGAGATCCGGAAGGACGTGCAG AACTACTATGGGCAGGTGCTGAAGAAATCAGCAGACCTCCAGACCAGTGCCTGTGTCACTGCAGCCAGACTGGTCCCCAAGCACATCCGGGAAGCCTTGACAAATGTACATGAAGAAGTAGCCTTGAG GTATTATGGCTGCGGTCTGGTCATCCCTGAGTGTCTGGAAAACTGCTGGATTTTGGATCTGGGCAGTGGAAGTGGCAGAGATTGCTATGTACTGAGTCAGCTGGTTGGTGAGACAGGACATGTCACTGGGATAGACATGACAGAAGATCAG GTAGAAGTGGCTAAGAAGTATATTGAATATCACATGGAAAAATATGGCTTCCAGACACCCAATGTGACTTTTCTTCATGGCTACATAGAGAATTTGGAGGAGACTGGAATCAAGAATGAGAGTTACGATATTGTCAT ATCAAATTGTGTCATTAACCTTGTGCCTGATAAGCAAGCAGTGCTGCAGGAGGCTTACCGAGTGCTAAag CATGGGGGGGAGCTGTATTTCAGTGACGTCTATGCTAGCCTTGAATTACCAGAAGAAATCAGGACACACAGAATTTTATGGG gtgagtgcctgggtggtgctTTGTACTGGAAGGACCTTGCCATCCTTGCCCAAAAAATTGGTTTCTGCACTCCACGTTTGGTCACTGCCAATCTCATTACAGTTCAAAACGAAGAATTAGAAAGAGTGATCG GTGACTGTCGTTTTGTTTCTGCGACGTTTCGCCTCTTCAAACTCCCTAAGACAGGACCAGCCGAAAGATGCCAAGTGACTTACAATGGAGGAATCATAGGACACGAAAAAGAACTAATATTTGATGCAAATTTCACATTTaag GAAGGTGAAGTTGTTGAAGTGGATGAAGAAACGGCAGCTATCTTGAAGAATTCACGATTCGCCCATAATTTTCTGATCAGACCAGTTGGAGAGAAGCTGCCAGCACGTAGTGGCTGTTCTGCTTTAGAGTCAAAG
- the AS3MT gene encoding arsenite methyltransferase isoform X4 translates to MSRLRWKLLQAAAGSCIPPREEPGAPPGAGSGSPPLRRADLPAPGRGLGSARPRRAARRSAPVRQCRGRGDRAQRFRLSASFFLLLAMAAPRDAEIRKDVQNYYGQVLKKSADLQTSACVTAARLVPKHIREALTNVHEEVALRYYGCGLVIPECLENCWILDLGSGSGRDCYVLSQLVGETGHVTGIDMTEDQVEVAKKYIEYHMEKYGFQTPNVTFLHGYIENLEETGIKNESYDIVISNCVINLVPDKQAVLQEAYRVLKHGGELYFSDVYASLELPEEIRTHRILWGECLGGALYWKDLAILAQKIGFCTPRLVTANLITVQNEELERVIGDCRFVSATFRLFKLPKTGPAERCQVTYNGGIIGHEKELIFDANFTFKEGEVVEVDEETAAILKNSRFAHNFLIRPVGEKLPARSGCSALESKPADVPMSLYQFQGFEMAITDSEGRFKE, encoded by the exons ATGAGCCGACTGCGTTGGAAGCTCCTGCAAGCGGCGGCGGGTTCCTGCATCCCGCCGCGGGAGGAGCCCGGGGCACCACCTGGTGCAGGCTCGGGAAGCCCGCCCCTCAGGAGAGCCGACCTGCCGGCCCCGGGGCGGGGCCTCGGGAGCGCTCGGCCTCGGAGAGCCGCTCGCCGCAGTGCTCCAGTCCGGCAGTGCAGAGGCCGAGGAGACC GTGCTCAGCGCTTTCGCCTTTcagcttccttttttctcctcctggCAATGGCCGCCCCCCGCGACGCTGAGATCCGGAAGGACGTGCAG AACTACTATGGGCAGGTGCTGAAGAAATCAGCAGACCTCCAGACCAGTGCCTGTGTCACTGCAGCCAGACTGGTCCCCAAGCACATCCGGGAAGCCTTGACAAATGTACATGAAGAAGTAGCCTTGAG GTATTATGGCTGCGGTCTGGTCATCCCTGAGTGTCTGGAAAACTGCTGGATTTTGGATCTGGGCAGTGGAAGTGGCAGAGATTGCTATGTACTGAGTCAGCTGGTTGGTGAGACAGGACATGTCACTGGGATAGACATGACAGAAGATCAG GTAGAAGTGGCTAAGAAGTATATTGAATATCACATGGAAAAATATGGCTTCCAGACACCCAATGTGACTTTTCTTCATGGCTACATAGAGAATTTGGAGGAGACTGGAATCAAGAATGAGAGTTACGATATTGTCAT ATCAAATTGTGTCATTAACCTTGTGCCTGATAAGCAAGCAGTGCTGCAGGAGGCTTACCGAGTGCTAAag CATGGGGGGGAGCTGTATTTCAGTGACGTCTATGCTAGCCTTGAATTACCAGAAGAAATCAGGACACACAGAATTTTATGGG gtgagtgcctgggtggtgctTTGTACTGGAAGGACCTTGCCATCCTTGCCCAAAAAATTGGTTTCTGCACTCCACGTTTGGTCACTGCCAATCTCATTACAGTTCAAAACGAAGAATTAGAAAGAGTGATCG GTGACTGTCGTTTTGTTTCTGCGACGTTTCGCCTCTTCAAACTCCCTAAGACAGGACCAGCCGAAAGATGCCAAGTGACTTACAATGGAGGAATCATAGGACACGAAAAAGAACTAATATTTGATGCAAATTTCACATTTaag GAAGGTGAAGTTGTTGAAGTGGATGAAGAAACGGCAGCTATCTTGAAGAATTCACGATTCGCCCATAATTTTCTGATCAGACCAGTTGGAGAGAAGCTGCCAGCACGTAGTGGCTGTTCTGCTTTAGAGTCAAAG